One part of the Sardina pilchardus chromosome 5, fSarPil1.1, whole genome shotgun sequence genome encodes these proteins:
- the aspa gene encoding aspartoacylase, whose product MTSRRGVCCFNEARRVAIFGGTHGNEMSGIMLVNMWLKNGAEIQRSGVMTKPFITNPRAVEKCTRYVDTDLNRAFTPENLSAPCAGELPYEVRRAQEINKTFGPKGSADAYDVIFDLHNTTSNMGSTLILESSSDHFALQMVHYIKKAIAPASCPVLLNEHPLLKYSTSRSVAKHPIGLEVGPQPQGVLRSNIFESMRVIMKHALDFIELFNNGVEFPPCSVDVFRVQERMDYPRDTNGNITAMVHPDLQDCDWEPLNPGDPMFQTFDGRTIPYEGSSPVYPTFINEAAYYEKQQAFVTTRRETLAGQAIRKIEQ is encoded by the exons ATGACTTCGCGTCGTGGTGTCTGTTGTTTTAACGAAGCCAGAAGAGTGGCTATTTTTGGGGGGACGCATGGAAACGAGATGTCAGGCATTATGCTTGTAAATATGTGGTTAAAGAATGGAGCGGAGATTCAAAGAAGCGGAGTGATGACGAAACCTTTCATTACAAACCCCAGGGCTGTCGAGAAGTGCACTAGATATGTCGACACCGATTTGAACAGAGCATTCACACCAGAAAACCTCAG TGCACCCTGTGCTGGTGAGCTGCCCTATGAAGTGCGCAGGGCGCAGGAGATAAATAAGACGTTTGGCCCCAAAGGCTCAGCAGATGCTTATGATGTAATCTTCGACCTCCACAACACCACGTCCAACATGGGCAGCACTCTCATTCTGGAGAGTTCGTCGGACCACTTCGCTCTCCAGATGGTGCATTACATTAAG AAAGCCATCGCTCCAGCAAGTTGTCCGGTACTGTTGAATGAACACCCACTGCTTAAGTATTCAACCTCACGCTCTGTAGCCAAGCACCCCATTG GTCTCGAGGTTGGCCCTCAGCCTCAGGGTGTGTTAAGAAGCAACATATTTGAGTCCATGAGGGTGATCATGAAGCATGCTCTCGATTTCATTGAGCTGTTCAACAACG GTGTGGAGTTTCCTCCCTGCAGTGTGGACGTGTTCAGGGTTCAGGAGAGGATGGACTACCCCAGAGACACTAACGGCAACATCACTGCCATGGTGCACCCAGATCTGCAG GACTGTGACTGGGAGCCACTGAACCCTGGTGATCCCATGTTCCAGACATTTGATGGCAGGACCATCCCTTACGAAGGCTCCAGCCCAGTCTATCCCACGTTTATCAACGAAGCCGCCTATTATGAGAAACAGCAGGCTTTTGTGACAACTCGACGAGAGACGTTAGCTGGCCAAGCCATCAGGAAAATAGAACAGTAA
- the LOC134080002 gene encoding spermatogenesis-associated protein 22 isoform X2 has translation MKRTETHPRPTAGCLSVPLFNQRKRSRLPLTSNPSENELCSEIDFNDDFADSSFPSGNVAYTPRQTQSQSQRPPLPVAPRGQWNHQPVTHQPQQLSNQPVRYPGPPVTGYAPVPHPRTPANTWSQHSAPSRQDTVMPTNQGQSGSSYGRGIVHHSRGNMQFKPKPPNHQPHSALGRQETFVPTNQRQTGAAYGQGNVPHSQGSMQSKPKPLNHQQLTVQQSLSRQSHGSGGVRQGGVPFSGPRFPPATPEPQKQTPQWKFKLLPQGGPTKKVNIGFNATQSTQSTQSQQGQMCPKSQQQSPVLQVKSVSEKSLRILTVVIEGMRHWSQFKNKAPMLFELFATLDSAVTDGKYSAKHFLVRTGRDVVSCVYFEHDHELPKIFRGLVHRCMGNYDRQSDTFTCVSVRLASRFEQKNSQEAIRASDEEMRQVGQSLSEI, from the exons ATGAAAAGAACCGAGACACACCCCAGACCAACCGCAG GTTGCCTCTCAGTGCCTTTATTTAACCAGAGGAAACGCAGCAGATTGCCCCTGACATCAAATCCCTCAGAAAATGAACTCTGCTCTGAGATAGACTTTAATGATGACTTTGCTGATTCCTCCTTCCCGtcag GCAACGTGGCGTATACACCGAGACAGACGCAGAGTCAGAGCCAAAGGCCCCCACTGCCGGTTGCACCGAGAGGGCAGTGGAATCATCAACCAGTCACCCATCAGCCTCAGCAGCTCAGCAACCAACCTGTTCGGTACCCTGGACCACCTGTGACGGGATACGCACCTGTTCCTCACCCTCGCACACCTGCCAACACCTG GTCTCAGCACAGTGctccaagcaggcaggacactGTGATGCCCACTAACCAAGGACAGAGTGGCTCTTCCTACGGCCGAGGAATTGTGCACCACAGCCGAGGAAACATGCAGTTCAAACCTAAACCTCCTAACCACCAGCCGCACAGTGCACTTGGCCGGCAGGAGACTTTTGTGCCCACTAACCAAAGACAGACTGGCGCTGCCTATGGCCAAGGAAATGTGCCCCACAGCCAAGGTAGCATGCAGTCCAAACCCAAACCTCTGAACCACCAGCAGCTGACAGTGCAGCAGTCTCTCAGCAGACAGAGCCATGGCTCTGGGGGTGTAAGGCAGGGTGGGGTCCCATTCAGTGGCCCACGTTTCCCCCCTGCTACACCTGAACCTCAGAAGCAAACCCCACAGTGGAAGTTCAAGTTATTACCCCAGGGTGGACCgacaaaaaaagtcaacatAGGCTTTAATGCCACACAGTCAACCCAGTCAACCCAGTCACAGCAAGGACAAATGTGTCCAAAGTCAcagcagcag TCTCCAGTATTGCAGGTGAAATCCGTGAGCGAGAAGTCTCTCCGCATACTGACTGTTGTCATCGAGGGCATGAGACACTGGAGTCAATTCAAGAACAAAGCTCCAATGTTATTTGAGCTTTTTG CAACTCTGGACTCAGCAGTCACAGACGGGAAGTACAGTGCCAAGCATTTTCTCGTGCGGACAGGGAGAGATGTTGTGTCGTGTGTTTATTTTGAACAT GACCACGAACTTCCAAAGATTTTCAGAGGCTTGGTGCACCGTTGCATGGGAAATTATGACCGGCAGAGCGACACCTTCACCTGCGTGTCAGTCAGGCTGGCCTCCCGCTTTGAGCAGAAGAATTCCCAGGAGGCTATTAGGGCATCAGACGAGGAAATGAGGCAGGTGGGCCAGTCCCTAAGTGAAATATGA
- the c5h11orf54 gene encoding ester hydrolase C11orf54 homolog, translating into MTSKTEKFQLHVPSLEELREVLENGLKQNFADAKVSVTDCPDLTQAPFTFPVKGLCGKPRITDVGGVPYLIPLVKPDKIYNMNTVSKEVELPGAFILGAGAVSSKTAGMNAELMPLVLTESEGKPAVNASYFSSINPVDGKCLQEKYSDKFHDCDFGLLANLYACEGNPGKVLEVKASKRTGQDSLVTCMRKTMEERYPDKSLALGGTFIIQKGKAKIHIMPREFSACPLQTEEDVNSWLKHFEVSAPLICQSVMVSRDPGLDLRVEHTHGFSHHGEGGHYYIDTTPDIVEYQGYFLPAEYVYRIDRPLETHKIGRD; encoded by the exons ATGACGAGCAAGACCGAGAAGTTTCAGCTACACGTTCCCAGTCTGGAAGAGTTACGTGAAG TGTTGGAGAATGGTCTGAAGCAAAATTTTGCTGATGCAAAAGTTTCTGTCACCGACTGCCCAGACCTTACCCAGGCACCATTCACATTTCCTGTGAAAG GTTTGTGTGGTAAACCAAGGATTACAGATGTCGGAGGTGTGCCTTATCTTATTCCATTGGTTAAACCGGATAAG ATCTATAACATGAACACAGTGTCTAAAGAGGTGGAGCTGCCTGGTGCTTTCATCCTGGGAGCTGGCGCTGTCTCCTCAAAAACAGCTGGGATGAATGCTGAG CTAATGCCCCTGGTGCTAACTGAATCTGAAGGGAAGCCTGCTGTCAATGCCAGCTACTTTTCCTCCATCAACCCAGTGGATGGCAAGTGTTTACAGGAAAAGTACAGCGACAAGTTCCATGATTGTGACTTTGGACTTCTGGCTAATCTGTATGCATGTGAGGGAAACCCTGGGAAG GTCTTAGAGGTGAAAGCCAGCAAGAGGACCGGACAGGACAGTCTTGTGACGTGCATGAGAAAAACAATGGAAGAGCGCTATCCTGATAAAAGCTTGGCCCTGGGTGGAACCTTCATCATCCAGAAAGGGAAAGCCAAGATCCATATCATG CCACGGGAGTTCTCGGCGTGTCCTTTGCAAACTGAAGAAGATGTGAACAGCTGGCTAAAGCACTTTGAGGTCAGCGCTCCACTGATCTGCCAGTCAGTGATGGTGTCCAGGGACCCA GGTTTGGACCTTCGTgtggagcacacacacggctttAGTCACCACGGAGAGGGTGGACATTATTACATCGACACCACCCCAGATATCGTGGAATATCAGGGGTACTTCCTGCCTGCAGAGTACGTCTACCGCATTGACAGGCCCCTGGAAACTCACAAGATTGGCAGAGATTGA
- the LOC134080002 gene encoding spermatogenesis-associated protein 22 isoform X1, whose protein sequence is MKRTETHPRPTAGCLSVPLFNQRKRSRLPLTSNPSENELCSEIDFNDDFADSSFPSGNVAYTPRQTQSQSQRPPLPVAPRGQWNHQPVTHQPQQLSNQPVRYPGPPVTGYAPVPHPRTPANTWSQHSAPSRQDTVMPTNQGQSGSSYGRGIVHHSRGNMQFKPKPPNHQPHSALGRQETFVPTNQRQTGAAYGQGNVPHSQGSMQSKPKPLNHQQLTVQQSLSRQSHGSGGVRQGGVPFSGPRFPPATPEPQKQTPQWKFKLLPQGGPTKKVNIGFNATQSTQSTQSQQGQMCPKSQQQKSPVLQVKSVSEKSLRILTVVIEGMRHWSQFKNKAPMLFELFATLDSAVTDGKYSAKHFLVRTGRDVVSCVYFEHDHELPKIFRGLVHRCMGNYDRQSDTFTCVSVRLASRFEQKNSQEAIRASDEEMRQVGQSLSEI, encoded by the exons ATGAAAAGAACCGAGACACACCCCAGACCAACCGCAG GTTGCCTCTCAGTGCCTTTATTTAACCAGAGGAAACGCAGCAGATTGCCCCTGACATCAAATCCCTCAGAAAATGAACTCTGCTCTGAGATAGACTTTAATGATGACTTTGCTGATTCCTCCTTCCCGtcag GCAACGTGGCGTATACACCGAGACAGACGCAGAGTCAGAGCCAAAGGCCCCCACTGCCGGTTGCACCGAGAGGGCAGTGGAATCATCAACCAGTCACCCATCAGCCTCAGCAGCTCAGCAACCAACCTGTTCGGTACCCTGGACCACCTGTGACGGGATACGCACCTGTTCCTCACCCTCGCACACCTGCCAACACCTG GTCTCAGCACAGTGctccaagcaggcaggacactGTGATGCCCACTAACCAAGGACAGAGTGGCTCTTCCTACGGCCGAGGAATTGTGCACCACAGCCGAGGAAACATGCAGTTCAAACCTAAACCTCCTAACCACCAGCCGCACAGTGCACTTGGCCGGCAGGAGACTTTTGTGCCCACTAACCAAAGACAGACTGGCGCTGCCTATGGCCAAGGAAATGTGCCCCACAGCCAAGGTAGCATGCAGTCCAAACCCAAACCTCTGAACCACCAGCAGCTGACAGTGCAGCAGTCTCTCAGCAGACAGAGCCATGGCTCTGGGGGTGTAAGGCAGGGTGGGGTCCCATTCAGTGGCCCACGTTTCCCCCCTGCTACACCTGAACCTCAGAAGCAAACCCCACAGTGGAAGTTCAAGTTATTACCCCAGGGTGGACCgacaaaaaaagtcaacatAGGCTTTAATGCCACACAGTCAACCCAGTCAACCCAGTCACAGCAAGGACAAATGTGTCCAAAGTCAcagcagcag AAGTCTCCAGTATTGCAGGTGAAATCCGTGAGCGAGAAGTCTCTCCGCATACTGACTGTTGTCATCGAGGGCATGAGACACTGGAGTCAATTCAAGAACAAAGCTCCAATGTTATTTGAGCTTTTTG CAACTCTGGACTCAGCAGTCACAGACGGGAAGTACAGTGCCAAGCATTTTCTCGTGCGGACAGGGAGAGATGTTGTGTCGTGTGTTTATTTTGAACAT GACCACGAACTTCCAAAGATTTTCAGAGGCTTGGTGCACCGTTGCATGGGAAATTATGACCGGCAGAGCGACACCTTCACCTGCGTGTCAGTCAGGCTGGCCTCCCGCTTTGAGCAGAAGAATTCCCAGGAGGCTATTAGGGCATCAGACGAGGAAATGAGGCAGGTGGGCCAGTCCCTAAGTGAAATATGA